A segment of the Candidatus Hydrogenedentota bacterium genome:
GCTCCGCGAGCGTGTCTGTCAGTTCGGTGCGCGTGTAGTGTTTCGTGCGGACCCCTTCGATGGACACGATGCCCGCCGCGCTCGGCGCGGATTCGGGGATCGCGGGGATGTGGCCCTCGAGTGTGTCGGGTTCGGGCTGTTCCGCCTTCGCGATGAGCGTAGCGGACTCAACCGACGGGACAACGAGTAACAGTTTGCCGTTCGGCCTCAGAAGCGAAGCCGCCGAACGCAAGACGTTATACCACGCGCGGCGGTTCGGGTTAATGGCGACGTTTACACAAAGGACCGTGTCGTACGCCCCCGCACGGGACCTCGGTACCGTAGCGGCTTGATGGACCGACACATGCCGTTTACGACGCATGCGTCTCCGGGCCATTTCCACACAGGCCCGGGAATGGTCGTACCCGTGTACTTCCTCGAACAGCCGCGAAAGCG
Coding sequences within it:
- a CDS encoding class I SAM-dependent methyltransferase translates to MKQDSEYWDGIAPLWTQQIFNTLRHDRNRVIVGELERAARTSPTVADFGCGVGTYLPTLSRLFEEVHGYDHSRACVEMARRRMRRKRHVSVHQAATVPRSRAGAYDTVLCVNVAINPNRRAWYNVLRSAASLLRPNGKLLLVVPSVESATLIAKAEQPEPDTLEGHIPAIPESAPSAAGIVSIEGVRTKHYTRTELTDTLAELGLQVARVRRVEYSWRSQAVSPPRELRNMRPWDWLAVARNASAAAVAKAA